From the Brassica napus cultivar Da-Ae chromosome A8, Da-Ae, whole genome shotgun sequence genome, one window contains:
- the LOC106361429 gene encoding cold-regulated 413 plasma membrane protein 4, whose translation MGRVDYLAMKTEEETAANLINSDLNEFVDAAKKLVKDATMLGGLSFGTSFLQWAASISAIYLLILDRTNWRTKMLTTLLVPYIFLTLPYVIFNFFRGDFGKWIALISITIRLFCPKHFPDWLEIPAALILLLVVAPSLIAGTVRESWVGAVICLIIACYLFHEHIKASDGFRNALTQKHGLSNTIGIVALLVYPVWTIFFNIF comes from the exons ATGGGAAGAGTTGATTATTTGGCCATGAAGACTGAGGAGGAAACCGCGGCGAACCTGATCAATTCCGATTTGAATGAGTTTGTGGACGCCGCGAAAAAGCTCGTGAAAGATGCAACGATGCTAGGCGGTTTAAGCTTTGGCACGTCTTTCCTCCAATGGGCCGCTTCAATCTCAGCCAT TTATCTGTTGATATTGGATCGGACCAACTGGAGAACCAAAATGTTGACAACCCTTTTGGTGCCATACATCTTTCTCACACTTCCTTACGTTATCTTCAACTTCTTCAG GGGAGATTTTGGGAAATGGATTGCTCTCATTTCGATCACAATAAGGCTCTTCTGCCCTAAACACTTTCCAG ATTGGTTGGAGATTCCAGCAGCACTGATCCTTCTTCTGGTGGTTGCACCAAGCCTCATAGCTGGGACAGTAAGAGAAAGTTGGGTTGGGGCAGTGATATGTCTTATCATAGCATGTTACCTTTTCCATGAACACATTAAAGCTTCTGATGGATTCAGAAACGCTTTAACTCAGAAGCATGGACTCTCCAATACTATTGGGATCGTCGCTCTCCTCGTTTACCCAGTTTGGACCATCTTTTTCAACATCTTTTAA
- the LOC106361427 gene encoding NASP-related protein sim3, producing the protein MVDEAASASEASVTELAQTLEPNQASIEATVGSAAQGGAESSCNNNNNAAESAVTDIVSEEEREKTLEFADELTEKGSVFLKEMDFAEAVDCFSRALEIRVAHYGELAAECVNAYYKYGSALLEKAQAEADPLGNMPKKEGETQQESSDKDTANGETLAASVVSSDPERQGSSSGGQEGSGGQEQGEAGEDSQDDDLSDADADEDESDLDMAWKMLDIARAITDKQATDTMEKVDILSTLAEISLEREDIETSLSDYKNALSILERLVEPDSRHTAELNFRICICLETGCQPKEAIPYCQKALLICKARMERLTNEIKGPSASATSSTVSEIEEGIQQSSNVPYIDKSASDKEAEIGVLSGLAEDLEKKLEDLKQQAENPKQLLAELMGMASAKPNAGDKVVPAVAGEMSSSRMGTANNGKDLESPTVSTAHTGAAGGGTASSSGVTHLGVVGRGVKRVLMNATSAESNPSKKLAPESSNKADGNSS; encoded by the exons ATGGTTGACGAAGCAGCATCAGCATCTGAAGCCTCCGTGACGGAACTCGCGCAAACCCTAGAACCTAACCAAGCCTCGATCGAAGCCACCGTCGGATCCGCTGCTCAAGGCGGCGCCGAATCGtcctgcaacaacaacaacaacgcgGCGGAGAGTGCTGTTACTGATATCGTCTCCGAAGAGGAGCGTGAGAAGACGCTCGAGTTCGCCGATGAGCTCACTGAGAAAGGCTCTGTGTTCTTGAAAGAGATGGATTTCGCCGAAGCTGTCGATTGCTTCAGCCGCGCCCTCGAGATTAG GGTTGCACATTATGGTGAGCTTGCTGCTGAGTGTGTTAATGCTTATTACAAATATGGATCAGCTTTACTGGAGAAGGCCCAGGCTGAAGCTGATCCGCTTGGTAACATGCCTAAGAAAGAAGGTGAAACTCAGCAGGAGTCTAGCGATAAGGACACTGCAAATGGTGAAACTTTGGCTGCGTCTGTTGTGTCAAGTGACCCGGAGAGACAGGGGAGTTCAAGTGGTGGCCAAGAAG gttctGGTGGTCAAGAGCAAGGAGAGGCTGGTGAAGATAGTCAAGACGATGACCTATCTGATGCTGATGCCGATGAAGACGAGTCTGATTTGGATATGGCCTGGAAAATGCTTGACATCGCAAGAGCTATTACTGACAAACAGGCAACTGATACAATGGAGAAAGTGGATATTCTCTCTACCCTTGCTGAAATTTCCCTGGAGAGAG AGGACATCGAGACTTCGCTGAGTGACTACAAGAATGCTCTGTCCATCCTAGAGCGACTTGTTGAACCCGACAGTAGACACACAGCCGAACT AAACTTCCGCATATGCATCTGTCTAGAGACAGGATGCCAGCCTAAGGAAGCGATACCATATTGTCAAAAGGCTCTGTTAATCTGCAAAGCTAGGATGGAGAGGCTCACTAATGAGATCAAGGGTCCATCTGCTTCAGCAACTTCCTCAACTGTCTCTGAGATCGAGGAAGGAATCCAACAATCATCCAATGTTCCATACATTGATAAGTCTGCTTCAGACAAAGAAGCTGAGATCGGAGTCTTATCTGGTCTGGCAGAAGACCTTGAAAAGAAG CTTGAGGACTTGAAACAACAGGCAGAGAACCCAAAGCAACTTCTTGCTGAGCTGATGGGCATGGCATCAGCTAAGCCAAATGCTGGGGATAAGGTTGTTCCTGCTGTTGCTGGTGAAATGAGCTCTTCTCGGATGGGAACCGCAAACAACGGGAAAGACTTAGAGTCGCCTACAGTCTCCACTGCTCACACCGGTGCAGCAGGAGGAGGAACAGCATCATCATCAGGTGTTACTCATTTGGGTGTTGTTGGAAGAGGAGTGAAGCGTGTTTTGATGAACGCAACCTCTGCAGAGTCAAATCCATCGAAGAAGCTAGCTCCCGAGTCTTCAAACAAAGCAGATGGCAACTCATCGTGA